The nucleotide sequence TGGCCTGCCAGCTGAGCGGCCGCATTGCCGCCATTGCGTCGGTTACGGGCAGCATGGTGGCCAGCCGGCAGGCGGTGTGCATGCCGGGGCGGGCGGTGCCCATCCTCGAAATCCACGGCACCGCCGACGGCACCGTGCCCTACAACGGCAACATTCTGTTCTTGCCCATCCCGACGCTGCTGGCCAGCTGGGTGCAGCGCAACGGCTGCAACCCCACGCCCATCATCACCCAGGTTCCCGACATCAACACCGCCGACGGCAGCACCGTGGAGCGGCAGCTATACACGGGCGGCCGCAACGGCAGCGTGGTGGAACACTACCGCGTCATCGGGGGCGGCCACACCTGGCCGGGCGCGCCGGTGAACATCGGCGTCACCAACCGCGACATCAACGCCAGCCGGGAAATCTGGCGGTTCCTGCGGCCCTACCGCCTGACCGGGCTGGTGGCTTCCACCAAACCCGAAACCTCCGGCCGGTTGTTGCAGCTGGCTCCCAACCCGGCGCAGGAGCTGGTTACGCTGCGCGCCGAAGCCGGCCAGCCGCTAACCCGGCTGCGCGTAACGGATGCGCTGGGCCGCGTGGTGCCGGCCACCTCGCGCCGCACTTCCGACGGCAGCCTGCAGCTGTCTACATCTGGCTGGGCGCCCGGCATCTACTGGGTGCAGGCCGAAGTAGCCGGGCAGCCGGTGGTGCGCAAGCTGGTGAAGGAGTAGGCGGCCTTGCTTCTTTGGCGGCGCAGGGATTTTACTCAGAACGTCATGCTGAGTTTACCGAAGCCTCTCTACTGCAACGATAATTCAACGAAGCGGTAGAGAGGCTTCGGCAAACTCAGCATGACGTTCAACTAGCGCTTCTCAATACCCGCGGGCCAACTGCACCAGGTTTTGCAGCGGCTGCTGGTGGCGCAGGCGGTGCAGGTTGTCGAGCAGGATTTCCACTTTGCCTTCGTCTTCGCGGGGCTGGCCGCCGCCGCTGTGCTGGGTGAGCAGCACATTGGGCAGGCTCCACAGCGGATTATCGGCAGGCAGCGGCTCCTGGGCCGTCACGTCGAGGACGGCGCCAGCCAGGCGGCCGGCTTGCAGGGCGGCCAGCAGTGCGGCTTCGTCGGTGGTGTTGCCGCGCCCGACGCTGGCGTAGAGGGCGTGGGCGGGCAGGGCCTGCATCATCTCGGTCGAGAAAAACTGGTCGGCGCTGCCGGGCAGGCAGTTGATTACCAGGTCGGTTTCGGGTAGTGCGGCCAGCAGGTCTTCGCGGGAGTGGAGCTGAGCCCGGGCGTCGGTGCGGGCCAGCAACTGTACGTGGCAGCGGAACCCCGCCAGCTGCTCGGCCACGGCCTGCCCGATGGCGCCACTGCCCAGAATCACCACCCGCTTGTCGCGCAGCAGGCCCACGCGGCCCCGGATGGGGCCGCCCACCCACTGCCGCCGGCTCTGCAGCACGGCCAGCTCCGGAATGGCGCGGTACCAGCCCAGAATGCCCGCCACGATGGTTTCGGCGCAGGGCCACGCGAAATAGTCGCCCACGTTGGCCACCAGAAACTCCACTCGTAGCTCCTGATACCGGTCGATACCGGCTGAGTCAATCTGCCAGAACTGCAGCGTGGCCGGCGCCCCGGCCGCAAACCACTCCGGCGGCGGATTGCCAAATACGACTTCGGCCTGTTGAAAAGCCGCCTGCTGCTGGCTTTCCGGTAGGTCCTGCCGGAAGGTGGGGTGGATGCCGGCGGGCAGCTGCTGGAGCAGTAGCTGCCGGGCCGGGTCGTTGAGCGTTGCGTACACGAAGAGTTGCATAGCGTGCTTGTTCTTGAAATCCTCTCTGCGGGTTGCAGTTGAGCTTGCAAATGCCCGCATTGTACCGGACACCGGCCGGGACGCGCCGGCCGATCAATCTGAAAAACCTGATAGCTTCGTAGGTCAGAATCCTCTCACACGTATCACGCTAGCTTTACATGCAAGACCTCACGCACAACCAGGTTCAGGACTACTACGGTCAGCAGCTGCGCACGCAGGACGACCTGCAAACCAATGCCTGCTGCACCGACGATATACCCGACGAGCACAAACGGATTCTGGCCCAACTGGAATCGGAAGTGCTGGAAAAATACTACGGCTGCGGCGTGGCCTTGCCGCCGCTGGTGGAAGGCTGCACCGTGCTTGACCTGGGCAGCGGCAGCGGCCGCGACGCCTATCTGCTGTCCAAGCTGGTGGGGCAGGAGGGCCACGTAATCGGGGTGGACATGACCGAGGAGCAGCTGGACGTGGCCCGCCGCCACATCGACACCCACACGGCGCGCTTTGGCTACTCGCGGCCCAACGTGGAGTTCCGCCACGGCTACATCGAAGACTTGTACTCGGCCGGCCTGCCCGATAACAGCGTGGACGTGGTGGTCAGCAACTGCGTGCTCAACCTCAGCACCGACAAGGAAGCCACCTACCGCGAGATTTTCCGGGTGCTGAAGCCCGGCGGCGAGCTGCACATTGCCGACGTATTCTCGGACCGCCGCGTGCCCGAAGTGCTGCGCCAGGACCCCGTGCTGTACGGCGAGTGCCTGAGCGGCGCGCTCTACATCGACGATTTCCGGCGCCTGCTGCAAAAGCTGGGCGTCGATGACTACCGCCTCACGGCCAGCCGCCGCCTCACCATCGGCAACCCCGAAATTGAGGCCAAAGTGGGCAACATCGGCTTCTACTCGCTCACGGTGCGGGCCTTCAAGCTAGCTCTTGAAGACCGGTGCGAAGACTACGGCCAGGTGGCCACCTACCTCGGTACCATCCCCGGCCACCCGCACGCCTTCGTCCTCGACGACCACCACCGCTTTGAAACCGGCCGCCCCATGCTGGTGTGCGGCAACACCGCCGACATGGTGGGCCAGACCCGCTACGGCGCGCACTTCCGCGTGCTGGGCAGCAAGGAGCAGCACTTCGGCCTGTTCCCGTGCGGCCCCACGGCCGCCGCGCCCGCCGGCACCGACGCCGCCGTGGCGTCCTGCGGCTGCTGACAGCGCCAGTCAAGGTGCCAGCTTGGCTTCCCTAAGCAAGTGGACCTATACCGATAGGCTGAGTGCTCAATATTCCTGTCTGATTACTAAAAAGGCCCCGTACCAATTGGTGCGGGGCCTTTTTGCTGACGTCGAATGTCAGGAAACTAGTCTTTCTTGGAGTACTGCCGGTAGCGGACCGGATCCTTTTTCTTGTCGCGCTTGCGGCCGATGATGGCCCCGCCTACGGCACCAGCTGCGCCGCCAATGATGGCACCTTTGCCCCGGTCGCCTTTACCGGCAATGACGGCGCCGGCCGCGGCACCCGTGCCGCCCCCGATGATGGCGCCTTTGCCTTTCCGGCTCATGCCAGACTGGGCAGCGGCGTCGGAAGCGGAAACTGTGCTGCCCAGCAGCAGAACGGCCGACAGCATGGCCGCATATAGTTTGATGGTCTTCATGTCAGTGGAATTTAGCAGTTGGGAAACTGAACTATGCCCCTGAAACGGCCGGTGGAATAATTGGGTTGTAAGCAGGCCATAATATTGCACATCAGGAGTATGACGGCCAGCCGGTAGCAAAAAAACACCCCGAGCCAGATGGCCCGGGGTGTTGGAAAATGCGTTGGCGGAGCTGGCTAGTTGCCGGGCGCCTGCGCGCCGGCCGGTACCGGCGCCGAGCCTACGGTGGCGGGCGTCTTCACGTACTTGTTCAGCCAGGAGTTCATCTCCCAGAGCATGTGCATGATGGACTCGCGGGCGGCGTAGCCGTGGCTTTCGGCGGGCAGCACTACGTAGCGCACGGTGGCGCCGTGGCCTTTCAGGGCGTTGTAGAACCGCTCACTCTGGATGGGGAAAGTGCCGGAGTTGTTGTCGGCCTCGCCATGAATCAGCAGAATGGGCGTCTTGATCTTGTTGGCGTAGTTGAACGGCGACATGGCATTGTACACCTCCGGGGCCTGCCAGTAGGTGCGCTCTTCGCCCTGGAAGCCGAACGGCGTGAGCGTGCGGTTGTAGGCGCCGCTGCGCGCAATGCCAGCCCGGAACAGGTTGGAGTGGGCCAGCAGGTTGGCCGTCATGAAGGCGCCGTAGCTGTGGCCCATCACGGCCACGCGCTTGGGGTCGACCACGCCCAGGCGCTGGCCTTCGTCGATGGCGGCTTTGGCCGAGGCCACCAGCTGCTCGGTGTAGGTGTCGTTGGGCTCCTTAGTGCCTTCACCCACAATCGGTATGCTGGTGCCCTGCAGCACGGCGTAGCCCTGCGTCACCCAGAACACCGGCGAGCCCCACGAGAGGCGCGTGAAGGTGTAGGGCGAGCCTTTCACCTGGCTGGCGTCTTTCTTATCCTTAAACTCCACGGGGTAGGCTTCCAGCAGCGTGGGCAGCGGGCCATCTTCCTTTTTGTAGGTGGGCGGCAGGTAGAGGTTGGCGGTCAGGTCGACGCCATCGGCGCGCTTGTACTTGAGCACCTGCTTTTTCAGGCCGCCGAGGCTGGCGTAGGGGTTGGCAAACTTGGTAAGCGGCGTGAGGCGGTTGCTGCGGGCGTCGCGCAGGAAGTAGTTGGGCGCGTCCGTCACCGACTCGCGGCGCGTAACGAGCTGGCGCTTGCTCTCGTCGAGGATGGCAATGGGCTGCTCGTAGAATGGGGCTTCGGAGCGCCACCAGCGCAGAATCTTCTTGGTACGCACGTTCATCTCGTCCACAAACGGCCGGTCGCCTTCCGGCGAGGCGCCGTTGCTGAACAAATAGATGGTGCTGCTGGTGGGGTCGGTGGCCAGCACCTGGCGGCCCAGGGCGTTGCGCTTCAGGTACGGCGTGCCGGGGTCGGTGTAGGTGTCCTGCGACGAGCGGTCGAACAGGACCGTGAGCGAGGTTTTGGTGGCCAGGTCCAGCGTCCAGGTGGTTTCGTGGCGGTCGGCCCAGCGGTAGCCCTGCACCAGCGCCAGCTTGTCGGTGCCCCAGTAGATGCCGGCGTAGCGCATGGGCAGCGCGGCCAGCTCCAGCGGCGCGCCCTCAAACGGGGCGGCCAGCGCAAACACTTTGTCGCGGATGGGGGCGGCC is from Hymenobacter yonginensis and encodes:
- a CDS encoding extracellular catalytic domain type 1 short-chain-length polyhydroxyalkanoate depolymerase yields the protein MRLRFLLCCGLLLAASGLRAQSTITGTIRFGGAVRDYRLYVPRAYTGNQAVPLLLNLHGYGSNNLEQEQYGDFRAIADTANFLVVHPNGTLDGTGSRYWNTFTPPGSGGPNDVAFLAALIDTLSARYRIDANRVYSTGMSNGGFMSYELACQLSGRIAAIASVTGSMVASRQAVCMPGRAVPILEIHGTADGTVPYNGNILFLPIPTLLASWVQRNGCNPTPIITQVPDINTADGSTVERQLYTGGRNGSVVEHYRVIGGGHTWPGAPVNIGVTNRDINASREIWRFLRPYRLTGLVASTKPETSGRLLQLAPNPAQELVTLRAEAGQPLTRLRVTDALGRVVPATSRRTSDGSLQLSTSGWAPGIYWVQAEVAGQPVVRKLVKE
- a CDS encoding NAD(P)-dependent oxidoreductase, whose translation is MQLFVYATLNDPARQLLLQQLPAGIHPTFRQDLPESQQQAAFQQAEVVFGNPPPEWFAAGAPATLQFWQIDSAGIDRYQELRVEFLVANVGDYFAWPCAETIVAGILGWYRAIPELAVLQSRRQWVGGPIRGRVGLLRDKRVVILGSGAIGQAVAEQLAGFRCHVQLLARTDARAQLHSREDLLAALPETDLVINCLPGSADQFFSTEMMQALPAHALYASVGRGNTTDEAALLAALQAGRLAGAVLDVTAQEPLPADNPLWSLPNVLLTQHSGGGQPREDEGKVEILLDNLHRLRHQQPLQNLVQLARGY
- a CDS encoding methyltransferase domain-containing protein — encoded protein: MQDLTHNQVQDYYGQQLRTQDDLQTNACCTDDIPDEHKRILAQLESEVLEKYYGCGVALPPLVEGCTVLDLGSGSGRDAYLLSKLVGQEGHVIGVDMTEEQLDVARRHIDTHTARFGYSRPNVEFRHGYIEDLYSAGLPDNSVDVVVSNCVLNLSTDKEATYREIFRVLKPGGELHIADVFSDRRVPEVLRQDPVLYGECLSGALYIDDFRRLLQKLGVDDYRLTASRRLTIGNPEIEAKVGNIGFYSLTVRAFKLALEDRCEDYGQVATYLGTIPGHPHAFVLDDHHRFETGRPMLVCGNTADMVGQTRYGAHFRVLGSKEQHFGLFPCGPTAAAPAGTDAAVASCGC
- a CDS encoding glycine zipper domain-containing protein, whose product is MKTIKLYAAMLSAVLLLGSTVSASDAAAQSGMSRKGKGAIIGGGTGAAAGAVIAGKGDRGKGAIIGGAAGAVGGAIIGRKRDKKKDPVRYRQYSKKD
- a CDS encoding S9 family peptidase; amino-acid sequence: MKQTLLFVALALASLAARAQDLPYQLPPKAIATLAETPPTPRVSISPDGQWMLQLDVQDMPTIADLSQPELRLAGLRINPRTNGPSRVTYATMLRLKRLPDGKELLIQGLPANARISEVTWSPDNTKIAFTHTTNNHIELWLADVASASARLVPNIFLNGVFGSSYEWVSDSKAVIARAIVGGRGEVPSATVAPTGPTIQENSGRTAAARTYQDLLKNPADERQFQYFALSQAVRVTTDGRMQPLGEPGIIQQASPSPNGRYVLVKTRHRPFSYTLPVSSFPVRVDILSIDGPVVKALEDLPLADNVPTSFDAAPTGPRAHGWREDAPATVFWVEAQDGGDPKTAAPIRDKVFALAAPFEGAPLELAALPMRYAGIYWGTDKLALVQGYRWADRHETTWTLDLATKTSLTVLFDRSSQDTYTDPGTPYLKRNALGRQVLATDPTSSTIYLFSNGASPEGDRPFVDEMNVRTKKILRWWRSEAPFYEQPIAILDESKRQLVTRRESVTDAPNYFLRDARSNRLTPLTKFANPYASLGGLKKQVLKYKRADGVDLTANLYLPPTYKKEDGPLPTLLEAYPVEFKDKKDASQVKGSPYTFTRLSWGSPVFWVTQGYAVLQGTSIPIVGEGTKEPNDTYTEQLVASAKAAIDEGQRLGVVDPKRVAVMGHSYGAFMTANLLAHSNLFRAGIARSGAYNRTLTPFGFQGEERTYWQAPEVYNAMSPFNYANKIKTPILLIHGEADNNSGTFPIQSERFYNALKGHGATVRYVVLPAESHGYAARESIMHMLWEMNSWLNKYVKTPATVGSAPVPAGAQAPGN